One stretch of Variovorax sp. 54 DNA includes these proteins:
- a CDS encoding ATP-dependent helicase produces MSHGLNLAQQEAVNYMHGPCLVLAGAGSGKTRVITHKIGRLIQSGLKPERIAAITFTNKAAAEMRERAKDLIGRDARKVVVCTFHALGVRMMREDGHVLGLKKAFSILDSDDVTKILKDCGGTVDIATARIWQWTISKWKNMGLNAAQAAAAAVDDNERITAEIMVQYEERLQAYQSVDFDDLIGMPLKLLYEFPEVRAKWQAALGHILVDEYQDTNATQYEVLKALAGERGQFTAVGDDDQSIYGWRGATLDNLKKLPVDYPTLKVIKLEQNYRSTSAILRAANNVIGPNPKLFPKTLFSELGEGEPVRIVDADTELHEAERTVARIISLRAGDTISQGKQYKEFRDFAILYRANHQARIFEQALRKAQIPYKVSGGQSFFDRAEIKDLCGWFRLWVNNDDDPAFLRAITTPKRGIGHTTLASLGSFASQYKLSLFAALFSPSLPSVIPKRTLDGVHEFGRYINDLEYRARRTMGAEASRAFMLEWLKEIDYERHLYEGEDSEAAAATRWTNVLEFVDWMSQRAGGSLDDASGADDTNPNEHKSLLEVAQTISLLSTISEREQDQNVVTLSTLHASKGLEWPHVMLIGVTEGLLPFKLDDDNGRQKVVSDETTQRLQEERRLMYVGITRAQRSLAVSWTKKRKQGREMVPCMPSRFIAEMGLDKATTKEDPREKLKALRAEFARKALDSAAKAAATP; encoded by the coding sequence AAGCCCGAGCGCATTGCGGCCATCACCTTCACGAACAAGGCGGCCGCCGAAATGCGCGAGCGCGCCAAGGACCTGATCGGGCGCGACGCGCGCAAGGTGGTGGTGTGCACCTTCCACGCGCTGGGCGTGCGCATGATGCGGGAGGACGGCCACGTGCTGGGCCTGAAGAAAGCCTTCAGCATCCTGGACAGCGACGACGTCACCAAGATATTGAAAGACTGCGGCGGCACCGTCGACATCGCCACCGCCCGCATCTGGCAGTGGACGATCAGCAAGTGGAAGAACATGGGCCTGAACGCTGCGCAGGCCGCGGCCGCCGCGGTGGACGACAACGAGCGCATCACGGCCGAGATCATGGTCCAGTACGAAGAGCGGCTGCAGGCCTACCAGAGCGTGGACTTCGACGACCTCATCGGCATGCCGCTGAAACTGCTGTACGAGTTCCCCGAGGTGCGCGCCAAGTGGCAGGCCGCGCTGGGCCACATCCTCGTCGACGAATACCAGGACACCAACGCCACGCAGTACGAAGTGCTCAAGGCGCTCGCCGGCGAGCGCGGCCAGTTCACGGCGGTGGGCGACGACGACCAGTCGATCTACGGCTGGCGCGGCGCCACGCTGGACAACCTGAAGAAGCTGCCGGTCGACTACCCGACGCTCAAGGTCATCAAGCTGGAGCAGAACTACCGCTCCACCAGCGCCATTCTTCGCGCGGCCAACAACGTGATCGGCCCCAACCCCAAGCTGTTTCCGAAGACGCTGTTCTCGGAACTGGGCGAAGGCGAGCCGGTGCGCATCGTCGATGCCGACACCGAACTGCACGAGGCCGAGCGCACGGTGGCGCGCATCATCAGCCTGCGCGCGGGCGACACCATTTCGCAGGGCAAGCAGTACAAGGAGTTCCGCGACTTCGCGATCCTGTACCGCGCCAACCACCAGGCGCGCATCTTCGAACAGGCGCTGCGCAAGGCGCAGATTCCGTACAAGGTGTCGGGCGGCCAGAGCTTCTTCGACCGCGCCGAAATCAAGGACCTGTGCGGCTGGTTCCGCCTGTGGGTCAACAACGACGACGACCCGGCGTTCCTGCGCGCCATCACCACGCCCAAGCGCGGCATCGGCCACACCACGCTGGCCAGCCTGGGCAGCTTCGCGAGCCAGTACAAGCTGAGCCTGTTCGCGGCGCTGTTCAGCCCGTCGCTGCCGAGCGTGATTCCCAAGCGCACGCTTGACGGCGTGCACGAGTTCGGTCGCTACATCAACGACCTGGAGTACCGCGCGCGCCGCACCATGGGCGCCGAAGCCTCGCGGGCCTTCATGCTCGAATGGCTCAAGGAGATCGACTACGAGCGCCATCTCTACGAAGGCGAAGACAGCGAGGCCGCGGCCGCCACGCGCTGGACCAACGTGCTGGAGTTCGTCGACTGGATGTCGCAACGCGCCGGCGGTTCGCTCGACGACGCCTCGGGCGCGGACGACACGAACCCGAACGAGCACAAGAGCCTGCTCGAGGTGGCGCAGACCATCTCGCTGCTGTCGACCATCAGCGAGCGCGAACAAGACCAGAACGTGGTCACGCTCTCGACGCTGCATGCATCGAAGGGCCTCGAATGGCCGCACGTGATGCTCATCGGCGTGACCGAGGGCCTGCTGCCCTTCAAGCTCGACGACGACAACGGCCGCCAGAAAGTGGTGAGCGACGAGACCACGCAGCGCCTGCAGGAAGAACGCCGCCTGATGTACGTGGGCATCACCCGCGCCCAGCGCAGCCTGGCCGTGAGCTGGACCAAGAAGCGCAAGCAGGGCCGCGAGATGGTGCCCTGCATGCCGAGCCGCTTCATCGCCGAGATGGGCCTGGACAAGGCCACGACCAAGGAAGACCCGCGCGAGAAACTGAAGGCGCTGCGCGCCGAGTTCGCACGCAAGGCGCTGGACAGCGCGGCCAAGGCCGCGGCCACGCCATGA
- a CDS encoding ATP-binding protein: protein MHRLLRSFPTARGLRSCTLRSRWAFALGVLSIALIVLAAVAMVALFNAKAAIQGFDERILPSVAKSLALSERVTHLAAAAPYVAEVSISARLDQEKAELLKRQDEARALAAQLPPASGAATGVPKVLNAMQGVLDDLIAYKRLDLALREEGRGRIHALSQLEQRIADMPERPRHAADHALQLLRVALYAHNTLDLDEAERVYLAYTRSGSALRIDRTIRAQIAELADSIFALRRQHLALRDRKTLLLTSTRMLSEELTRSVDRHVTMLSAEVSSREHSVGLIVRSGLIAVTLALLVAAAALLLGFWSLRDSLGDLTRITSAITELSHGNASPQPDVSKRDDEVGALIGAFNVFRENTLSMRRMGADISEQRRLLRTVLDSIDDGLGAFDAEGRLVAWNPRFATLLRLPSQAVHTGATLDALRGALPPLADGRPAVDLLGPPDAQRRREDCLLDNGQVLAVRNHAMPTGGFVTLYSDQSESRALERQVRQTQKMEVLGQLTGGVAHDFNNLLAAVFSNLQLLQARDDLSPDMRRIVDRAFRASERGAVLTTRLLAFARRQTLRVEVLDVDQMLTGLQDLISYSLGQDIRVELDLQAHGAYVLLDGGQLENAILNLALNGGAAMPRGGVLTLHSALRPAVPGEAANGPERATVEIRISDTGSGMPPHMLERIFEPFFSTKGNEGSGLGLSIVYGFVKQSGGDIRVQSVVGQGTSFTLALPEAPPHSAPACAPPQSALSLAQMRVLLVDDDADVRDATFEFLKERGARVQAVASSTDAAAALQAQAFDLVLSDVSLGPGGDGLQLMRDVHRLHPRIPVVLISGLPSDLLARRYAVPPNTRILRKPFLNGELMQAIAQALASHSADSPSPAALSA, encoded by the coding sequence ATGCACAGACTTCTTCGGTCCTTCCCTACGGCCCGGGGGCTTCGGTCGTGCACGCTGCGCAGCCGGTGGGCCTTCGCACTCGGTGTGCTGTCGATCGCACTGATCGTGCTGGCCGCCGTGGCCATGGTGGCGCTGTTCAACGCCAAGGCCGCGATCCAGGGCTTCGACGAACGCATCCTGCCTTCAGTGGCGAAGTCGCTCGCGCTGTCGGAGCGCGTCACGCACCTTGCGGCGGCCGCGCCCTACGTGGCGGAAGTCTCGATCTCGGCACGGCTCGACCAGGAGAAGGCCGAACTGCTGAAACGACAAGACGAAGCGCGCGCCCTCGCCGCGCAGCTGCCTCCGGCCAGCGGAGCGGCCACCGGCGTGCCGAAGGTGCTGAACGCGATGCAGGGGGTGCTGGACGATCTGATCGCATACAAGCGCCTGGACCTCGCGCTGCGCGAAGAAGGCCGCGGGCGCATTCATGCGCTGAGCCAGCTGGAGCAGCGCATCGCCGACATGCCCGAGCGCCCGAGGCACGCGGCGGACCACGCGCTGCAGTTGCTGCGTGTTGCCCTGTACGCCCACAACACGCTCGACCTGGACGAGGCCGAGCGCGTGTACCTTGCGTACACGCGATCCGGCAGCGCCTTGCGCATCGACCGGACGATCCGCGCACAGATCGCCGAGCTGGCCGACAGCATCTTCGCGCTGCGCAGGCAGCACCTCGCGCTGCGCGACCGCAAGACCCTGCTGCTCACCTCGACGCGCATGCTGTCGGAAGAACTCACGCGCTCGGTCGACCGCCATGTGACGATGCTCAGCGCCGAGGTGTCGTCGCGCGAGCATTCGGTCGGCCTGATCGTCCGCTCCGGACTGATCGCGGTCACCCTCGCGTTGCTGGTGGCAGCCGCCGCGCTGCTGCTCGGGTTCTGGAGCCTGCGGGATTCGCTGGGCGACCTGACGCGCATCACCTCCGCCATCACCGAGCTGTCGCACGGCAACGCGAGCCCGCAGCCCGATGTTTCGAAGCGCGATGACGAGGTCGGTGCGCTCATCGGCGCGTTCAACGTGTTCCGCGAGAACACACTGTCGATGCGCCGGATGGGCGCTGACATCTCCGAACAGCGGCGGCTGCTGCGCACGGTGCTCGACAGCATCGACGACGGCCTGGGCGCGTTCGACGCCGAAGGCCGGCTCGTGGCCTGGAACCCGCGCTTTGCCACCCTGCTGCGCCTTCCCTCGCAGGCGGTGCATACCGGCGCGACACTCGACGCGCTGCGCGGCGCCCTTCCACCGCTGGCCGACGGCCGCCCCGCCGTCGACCTGCTGGGGCCGCCCGATGCGCAGCGGCGGCGCGAAGACTGTCTGCTCGACAACGGCCAGGTGCTGGCCGTGCGCAACCACGCCATGCCGACCGGCGGTTTCGTCACGCTGTACAGCGACCAGAGCGAGAGCCGCGCGCTCGAGCGGCAGGTGCGGCAGACCCAGAAGATGGAAGTGCTGGGCCAGCTCACGGGCGGTGTTGCGCACGATTTCAACAACCTGCTCGCGGCGGTCTTCAGCAACCTGCAGCTGCTGCAAGCGCGCGACGACCTGTCGCCCGACATGCGCCGCATCGTGGACCGCGCGTTCCGGGCCTCGGAGCGCGGCGCCGTGCTCACGACGCGCCTGCTGGCCTTCGCCCGCCGGCAGACGCTGCGCGTCGAAGTGCTCGATGTCGACCAGATGCTCACCGGGCTGCAAGACCTGATTTCGTACTCGCTGGGGCAGGACATCCGCGTCGAGCTCGACCTGCAGGCCCACGGGGCCTATGTGCTGCTCGACGGCGGGCAACTCGAGAACGCGATCCTCAACCTCGCACTGAACGGAGGTGCCGCCATGCCCCGGGGCGGCGTGCTCACCCTGCACAGCGCACTGCGCCCTGCAGTGCCGGGGGAGGCGGCCAACGGTCCCGAGCGCGCGACGGTGGAAATCCGCATCAGCGACACGGGCAGCGGCATGCCGCCCCACATGCTGGAACGCATCTTCGAGCCGTTCTTCTCGACCAAGGGGAATGAGGGCAGCGGACTCGGCCTGAGCATCGTCTACGGCTTCGTCAAGCAATCCGGCGGCGACATCCGGGTGCAGAGCGTGGTCGGCCAGGGCACGAGCTTCACGCTGGCGCTGCCCGAAGCCCCGCCGCATTCCGCGCCTGCGTGCGCGCCGCCGCAGTCCGCGTTGTCGCTCGCACAGATGCGCGTGCTGCTGGTGGACGACGACGCCGATGTGCGCGACGCCACCTTCGAATTTCTGAAGGAGCGCGGTGCGCGCGTGCAGGCGGTGGCGTCCTCGACGGACGCGGCTGCGGCGCTCCAGGCCCAGGCCTTCGACCTGGTGCTGTCCGATGTCAGCTTGGGGCCGGGCGGCGACGGCCTGCAGCTGATGCGCGACGTGCATCGCCTTCATCCCCGCATCCCCGTGGTGCTGATCTCGGGCCTCCCTTCCGACCTGCTCGCGCGCCGCTACGCGGTGCCGCCGAACACGCGCATCCTGCGCAAGCCGTTCCTCAACGGCGAGCTGATGCAGGCCATTGCACAGGCACTGGCGTCACACAGCGCCGACTCGCCGTCCCCCGCCGCTCTCTCCGCCTGA
- a CDS encoding response regulator — protein MLDVVKPEILVVDDDPEVCETLVELLESSGFRAQAVPDGLAMAARLDQRAFSLVIIDLRLKKEDGIELARQLRTHSRIPIIILTGQGTAADRVLGLETAVDDFIAKPFDNRELIARIRALLRRSAGTGMPRSLRADRLSHERYLFGDWTLNITARELLHSDGSPCDLTHGEFALLEVFVLHANRVIDREQLLLKTRSAQSDAVSRTIDVLVSRLRRKIEDDPDNPRFICTERGAGYRFAANVVRC, from the coding sequence ATGCTTGATGTAGTGAAACCCGAAATCCTCGTGGTCGACGACGACCCCGAGGTCTGCGAAACGCTGGTCGAACTGCTCGAGTCATCGGGCTTTCGTGCGCAGGCCGTGCCGGACGGGCTGGCCATGGCGGCGCGCCTCGACCAACGCGCGTTCTCGCTCGTGATCATCGACCTGCGCCTGAAGAAGGAAGACGGCATCGAGCTCGCGCGCCAGCTGCGCACGCATTCGCGCATTCCGATCATCATCCTCACTGGCCAGGGCACGGCCGCCGATCGCGTGCTGGGCCTCGAAACCGCCGTCGACGACTTCATCGCCAAGCCCTTCGACAACCGCGAGCTCATCGCGCGCATCCGTGCGCTGCTGCGCCGCTCGGCCGGCACCGGCATGCCGCGCTCGCTGCGCGCCGACCGACTGAGCCACGAACGCTACCTGTTCGGCGACTGGACCCTCAACATCACCGCCCGCGAGCTGCTGCACAGCGACGGCTCGCCCTGCGACCTGACCCATGGCGAGTTCGCCCTGCTCGAGGTCTTCGTGCTGCACGCCAACCGGGTCATCGACCGCGAGCAGCTGCTGCTCAAGACACGCAGCGCCCAGTCGGATGCCGTGAGCCGCACGATCGACGTACTGGTGTCGCGGCTGCGCCGCAAGATCGAAGACGACCCGGACAACCCGCGTTTCATCTGCACGGAACGCGGCGCGGGTTATCGCTTTGCCGCGAACGTGGTCCGCTGCTGA
- a CDS encoding phospholipase A translates to MKTKRRHPASLFNLRTVAAVAACLGAASAAQAQAVDKPASPLADAQLTWQQCAALGANNEARLACYDRWSQQQTLPSVSVPVAPPVLASTQPPVDGTIPATRVVSVATTEGCRDRQYSTLSRFWELENATDCGTFGFRGYRPLTVSASAATDKPQPPTSPSASHTAEPVAYQANEMRIGLSVRTKLAQGMLTQNDPVKKDSLWFAYSQQSTWQLFNGAISRPFRTTDHEPELMYVYPTDFKLPGGWRWRYAGVGIVHQSNGQSLPLSRSWNRVYLMGGAELDDRFTITGRIWKRMSESAAKDDNPDIADYIGRAEVTGRWNLNRDNQLGLTVRNNLRDSGRGSVRLEWLKAIGDPTKSNLRFHTQLFHGYGDTLVDYNRKRTVLSIGLSLVDF, encoded by the coding sequence ATGAAGACGAAACGACGACACCCCGCCTCTTTGTTCAATCTGCGCACCGTCGCGGCCGTGGCCGCGTGCCTCGGCGCTGCATCTGCCGCGCAAGCACAGGCCGTCGACAAGCCCGCCAGTCCGCTGGCCGATGCGCAGCTCACCTGGCAGCAGTGCGCCGCGCTCGGCGCGAACAACGAGGCACGGCTGGCCTGCTACGACCGCTGGTCGCAGCAGCAGACGCTGCCCTCGGTGTCGGTGCCCGTCGCGCCGCCCGTGCTCGCGAGCACGCAGCCGCCGGTGGACGGCACGATTCCGGCCACGCGCGTGGTGTCGGTCGCCACCACCGAAGGCTGCCGCGACCGGCAGTACTCCACGCTGTCGCGCTTCTGGGAACTCGAGAACGCCACCGACTGCGGCACCTTCGGCTTCCGCGGCTACCGCCCGCTCACGGTGTCGGCCTCGGCCGCCACCGACAAGCCCCAGCCACCGACCTCGCCGTCGGCCAGCCACACGGCCGAGCCCGTGGCCTACCAGGCGAACGAGATGCGCATCGGCCTGTCGGTGCGCACCAAGCTCGCGCAGGGCATGCTCACGCAGAACGACCCGGTCAAGAAAGACTCGCTGTGGTTCGCGTACTCGCAGCAGTCGACCTGGCAGCTGTTCAACGGCGCCATCTCGCGGCCCTTCCGCACCACCGACCACGAACCCGAGCTGATGTATGTCTACCCGACCGACTTCAAGCTGCCCGGCGGCTGGCGCTGGCGCTATGCGGGCGTGGGCATCGTGCACCAGTCGAACGGCCAGAGCCTGCCGCTGTCGCGCAGCTGGAACCGCGTGTACCTGATGGGTGGCGCCGAGCTCGACGATCGCTTCACCATCACCGGCCGCATCTGGAAGCGCATGTCGGAAAGCGCCGCGAAGGACGACAACCCCGACATCGCCGACTACATCGGCCGCGCCGAAGTCACGGGCCGCTGGAACCTCAACCGCGACAACCAGCTGGGCCTCACGGTGCGCAACAACCTGCGCGACAGCGGCCGCGGCTCGGTGCGCCTCGAATGGCTGAAGGCCATCGGCGACCCGACCAAGAGCAACCTGCGCTTCCACACGCAGCTGTTCCACGGCTACGGCGACACGCTGGTGGACTACAACCGCAAGCGCACCGTGCTGAGCATCGGTCTCAGCCTTGTCGATTTCTGA
- the nadE gene encoding ammonia-dependent NAD(+) synthetase, translating into MSADLSPVDATQREIIAALHVAPAFDAAAELARRTDFLADYLRSTGLKTLVLGISGGVDSLTAGCLAQRAVEKLRAEGRDATFIAMRLPYGVQRDEAEAQAGLAVIRPDRLLTVDIRPTADAMLAALHAGGQVFRDAEHEDFVLGNIKARQRMIAQFAVAGAHDGLVIGTDHAAEALMGFFTKFGDGAADVTPLTGLNKRRVRAVAQLLGAPDALVYKVPTADLESLVPGKPDEDAFGVSYEQIDDFLEGKPVSAAARAVILSTHRKSAHKRALPVEPPAP; encoded by the coding sequence ATGAGTGCAGACCTCTCCCCCGTCGATGCCACGCAGCGCGAGATCATCGCGGCCCTGCACGTGGCGCCCGCCTTCGATGCCGCCGCCGAACTCGCGCGGCGCACCGACTTCCTTGCGGACTACCTGCGCAGCACCGGCCTGAAGACGCTGGTGCTGGGCATCAGCGGCGGTGTCGATTCGCTGACCGCCGGCTGCCTCGCGCAGCGCGCGGTCGAGAAGCTGCGCGCCGAAGGCCGCGACGCCACCTTCATCGCGATGCGCCTGCCCTACGGCGTGCAGCGCGACGAGGCCGAGGCGCAGGCGGGACTGGCGGTGATCCGCCCCGACCGCCTGCTGACGGTGGACATCCGCCCCACCGCCGATGCCATGCTGGCCGCGCTGCACGCCGGTGGTCAGGTCTTTCGCGACGCGGAGCACGAAGACTTCGTGCTCGGCAACATCAAGGCGCGCCAGCGCATGATTGCGCAGTTCGCGGTGGCCGGCGCGCACGACGGCCTCGTGATCGGCACCGACCACGCGGCCGAAGCGCTGATGGGCTTCTTCACCAAGTTCGGCGACGGTGCGGCCGACGTGACGCCGCTCACCGGCCTCAACAAGCGCCGCGTGCGCGCGGTGGCGCAGCTGCTCGGCGCGCCCGATGCGCTGGTCTACAAGGTGCCCACCGCCGACCTCGAATCGCTGGTGCCGGGCAAGCCCGACGAAGACGCCTTCGGCGTGAGCTACGAACAGATCGACGACTTCCTGGAAGGCAAGCCCGTGTCTGCGGCGGCGCGCGCGGTGATCCTGTCGACGCACCGCAAGAGCGCCCACAAGCGGGCGTTGCCGGTCGAGCCGCCAGCGCCCTGA